The region TGTTTTATCCGGCACCGCACCATACTCCTGCGAAGCCCCCTCGGGCGCACCATGGTCAAAATCGAAAAAGCAGTGATACACAGGATGATTATCGGGAATCCTTTCTATTGCACGTGCAGAAGACGTCAGCTCCTGCAGAAACGATCTCAGGATCATACGCAGGGCTTCATCACCCGGCCTGGCGCTTTCAAGAAAGAGTATGCCGCCGGTTCCGATGAAATGACGGAAACTTCCCTTTTCGGCCTCGGAAATCCGGATTCGCCTGTCTGCCAGAATATAGACGAGCGGCGGCCGATTGACGAAGAGCGAATCGACGGTCAGGCCCCGGACGGAATTTTCCTTGATCGGACGTGCCACCGGATGATCGAATGACCCTGTAACTATGACCGGCGTCGGGAGCGGGTTGTCGACAACGGCGGTGATGTTCGTCATGCGGTTGATGGCGTTCGCGAGGCCTCTGATCGACAGGCGCATGGATTCGGTCGGCTTGAAATTCTCGAACTGTATCACCGGAATATGGACATACCCCTGGGTCGCCATCTTGTTGTCTGGATTGTAGATGATATCGGCGCGGTACATCCCGGGATCGTCGAACAGGCGGTTCTTGATGGGAATCCGGTCGTCGGGTGCGCGTGAAATGCCGAGGTCGATGTCGATTCCGCCGGGGAGCGCGACAGTGTCGCTCTCATGGCCGACATGCACTTCGGCGGGATGAGACTCCGGAATCACCGGAGAGAAACGGTGCGGCGCGCTGCCGGGAGCAGAAGCGGATGGGTGAATCTCATTGG is a window of bacterium DNA encoding:
- a CDS encoding DUF4159 domain-containing protein, whose amino-acid sequence is MDDGNNDPRLSRVSGIIDFGRLERENRRYLHIGFIIAVVFHALLLAVFPYRRIAVKTEEKPRIVTLRLIERRNTEPFMLRKQPLHHRSYERKTNEIHPSASAPGSAPHRFSPVIPESHPAEVHVGHESDTVALPGGIDIDLGISRAPDDRIPIKNRLFDDPGMYRADIIYNPDNKMATQGYVHIPVIQFENFKPTESMRLSIRGLANAINRMTNITAVVDNPLPTPVIVTGSFDHPVARPIKENSVRGLTVDSLFVNRPPLVYILADRRIRISEAEKGSFRHFIGTGGILFLESARPGDEALRMILRSFLQELTSSARAIERIPDNHPVYHCFFDFDHGAPEGASQEYGAVPDKTKPYLEGIWFGDRLIAIFSDRGYGLMWGAESRNREQLMMGVNLVVFGLIQQKGYGRGEWYAYRNQ